Within Syngnathus scovelli strain Florida chromosome 22, RoL_Ssco_1.2, whole genome shotgun sequence, the genomic segment ACCTCTTTGCCGCCCGTCCAGTTGACGGGCCAGCCGGTCCTGATCGGGGGAACCATGGGCACGTGCAGCTACGTCCTCACCGGCACCGAGCGCGGCATGACCAACACCTTCGGAACCACATGTCACGGAgcggtaaaaaagaaaaaaagtttgccCGAAACTGTCGACTGGACCGCTGTGGGAGGCCAAAGAGAATTGTATTAAGCGCGCACGTACTTACTTGCCCGGCGGGCACGCAGGGTCGAGCTCTGTCCCGGGCCAAATCCCGCCGCAATCTGGACTTCCAGGACGTTCTGGACCAGCTGGCCGACAAAGGCATCGCCATCCGGGTGGCGTCCCCCAAACTGGTCATGGAGGAGGTGGGCTCGCTCGTCCAGCCGTGGCTTCCGCTTTGCGCGTGTCCTCGGTCTTACCTCTGGGCTCTCCTCAGGCTCCCGAGTCGTACAAAAACGTGACGGATGTGGTGGACACGTGTCACGAGGCCGGCATCAGCAGGAAGGCCATCAAACTGAGGCCCATCGCCGTCATCAAAGGATAACCCAAATAAAGGCTTCATTCTAACTGCCCTCCCTCGTACACGTGTGTCTCAAGTCCCCAACACAAAGCGCGCTTTTTCTCGCTATGAGACTTTCTTCAAGGATACGGACAGAGTTGCAAAAAAAGACTGCAAAGTCAAATGAAGACAATGGAAGTGTGAttctattttctttctttctttcttttactaTTTGTGCTAACAGAAAGGAAAGGAGCTGATTGCTCCGAgcaaaaaaatagaagaaaaacaaagtggTTCCTCTTATCTTATTTACAGCCGCTGCTCCATCCTCGGAGCCGACGCGCTCGAACCCTATTTGCTTCAACGAcactttaaataaaaatacaaagaaaCGCGTCAGCTCGTTTGGGGGGGCTCAATGAAAACCGAACTGCAAAGCGCCCGCTCGGCTCCCGCAGCGTCCAGGAGGGCGACTCCTCCGGCGGCCCGCTACGGCCCGGTTCGCTGGAAGAACACCTGAGGAGGTGAAAGGCATCGAGACGTGTTAGGAAGGCCATCAAATCTTCAATCGTAGCATTTCACTAATGTGCGATTTGCTTGGATTTCCCCCGCTGGCAAACGAGCGCCGCTGCATTCACAGCCACGTTAGCATGACCAAGATGAAAGAACACAAGTCTGACCTTCAAGTAGGTCTTGAGGACTTTGACGTCGGGCTGCTGCAGGACATGACAAAGCTCctggagaagaagaaggaaaaaaaagaaaagagacagGAACGGCATTGTGACTCCTGCAAGTCATTTGGTCTGGCCGGCTAGAGCCGAGCGGCGTCTGTCTGACCTGCGCCACGTCCGGACACACGTGAAGCGATGGGAGGTAGTCTCGCTGCAGGAACTCCAACAGTTCAGGACCCTGACAGACGGCAAAGTCAAAAACGGCAGCCAAAGGTCAGTCGCCAGCCGAACATTACCTGCTGGACAAAGACCATCTTCAGCGTCACGGCGACCTCGGCCAAGGTCTGAAAGGTCACACGGACAATTAGGAcaggcgcgcgcacgcacgcacacacacacggccgcGCGCAGGCCGGCACGCACCAGCACGGTCTGCGCGTCTGACAGGTCAAAGGTCGGCTTGAGAGGAGCCAAGAAGCAGGCGGGAACAATGTGTTTGTAGGTGAAGTCCCGGAAGCCTGTCATGCCCGCCTTGCCCCCTGCAAGCACACGGGTGGTatgcaaagatggatggatggatggatggatggatggatggatggatggatggatggatggatggatggatggatggatggatggatggatggatggatggatggatggatggatggatggatggatggatggatggatggatggatggatggatggatggctggctggCAACCGGCGCTGGCGGAGGGAGGCCTCACCCCAGAGCTCCACCAGCCTGGCGAGCACGGCGAAGCAGGTCTTCTGCGCGATGGGGTCAGGGAAGTCCACGGCTCCCTGGATGAGAGTGAAGAGTACCCGCTCGACGTTCTCCGCACCCTGGTTGGCCAGAACCTCGCTCATGCCGCTGCCGGCGACCGTGTGGACGAAGGAGAAGTAGCTCCTGCGCAGCATCTGCTTCTCCAGGGCGGCCGCCTGGTCGTTGGCGTCGGCGGGCCGCGCCAGCGCCTCGAAGATGGCCAGCACCAGCGGCATGAAGACCTGCTGGAGAAAGGGGGACACCTGCCGCTGCCGTGGcaatgggcgggcgggcgggggggcCTTCAGTACGGGAGCAATTCTCTGGCCAATTTCCAAGCCACAACATTCCGGGTTACCGTCAACAGTCGTGCACGTTTCTAAGTTGTCAAGAGAAGAAAGAACGTTTGCTTCCTACTTTGAACTTGGTGGTGATCTGGCTGATGAGCGGGATGAACTCCTGCAGGTCTTTGGCCTCGCAGTCCTTGAGCATGTGCTCAGAGGCGGCGGGGACGAAGGGCAGCACCTCCTCCTCCATGCAGATGATCATGCGGTGCAGGAAGGAGCGCACGCAGCTGCGCAGCGCCTCCCGCTGGACGGGGCAGCTCAGCGCCGGCAGGAAGGCGTGCAGGCAGTCCCGGTAGACTTCGGTGCAGCCGCACTGCTTCACCGTCTGCTTGTTGCTGAAGGCCTTGCTGGTGCGACTGCCGGGAGGGGagaaagggaaggggggggggggcgtgttaGTCTCTATGTCGGCCCGCCTCTACGTGAAGCGGATGGAGCGAGGAAGGGCGGCCGTCTGACCTGACGAAGCCGACGGCGTGGCTGAGGCAGTCGGCGACGGCCGCCTGCGTCTCCTCGTCCGTCTCCAGGGAGAGCTTGTCCAGCAGCAACCGGAAGGCGTCCACCAGCGGCGCCAGCAGGCTACGCATCAGCGCCCGCTTCCTCTCCGCCGGACTCTCGCTGCTCACGATCAGCACGCCCGCCGCCTCGAAGATGAAGAGCTGGTCGTCGCTGGTCAGCGGCGCCGGGAACGTCTTGTCCTGCGGGAGACGAGCGAGGGTTAAAGggtgccgggccgggccgggccgggccaggccGGGCCGGGCGCTTACGTACGGGAGGAGCCAGCTCCAGGAGGTCCTGGATCCGGGTCAAGATGTCCTCGATGAACGAGGTCATGTGTTTGCTGAAAGGCacaggcggcggtggcggcaggaaaaaaaactaatcaACACGGGCTAAGACACCAGCCCGGTCCCATCTTTCCCCCACTGACGACGGACTCACTGGAGTGTTTTGACGAAACGCGAGAAAAGGTAGGCTACTCGACTGCGGACTTTGGGACTGTTGTGTCTCAGCCCTCGCTGGTCCAGAAAAGCCATCTGAGAAGACACACACGCAGCCTCAAACTGCGCGCTCTTGCAAATGAGCAAAGGTGCGCTTTTACCAAGACGCCAGGAATGTGCTGCGGCTCCACCGTGAAGAATTTGTCGTATCGGACGACCGTCTCGAAGAATTCCAGGGTCACAGATGTGTGCCCGTAGTCGCTCACGCCGCACGTGACCAACTGAGAAAGACAAGACAAAGGATGCGCACGGGCAAAAGCGAGCGGCACGGGCGAGAGCGAGCGGCACGGGCGAGAGCGAGCGGCACGGGCGAGAGCGAGCGGCACGGGCGAGAGCGAGCGGCACGGGCGAGAGCTGACCGTGGCCATCATGTCCTGCAGCGCTCCGCTCTTGACGGCGTCTCCCGAGAAGTGCGCCCCGTGCGAGGCGGGCAGAGCTTCTCCCAGCATGTACAGCAGCCGGATGGCCACCTCCACCTCCTTGAAGGACGCGCTCTGCCACTTGCTGTGGAGCGAACACCACTGACCGCGTCAGTTCCATGCCCAGCTCCACCCGTGTCCTTCTGGTGCGCTGCGCCGCGCCTCACCCCATGGTGTCGGCAAAGACACGGCGAACGGAGTCCAGGACCAGCTCGGGGGACACCTGGGCCAGGCGGTCCAGGAGCATCTTCAGCTGCTTCCTGTACTCCACAAACATGGCCTCGTCCTCACCCTAACACACACGGGCCACCGCTGACGTTAGCACACGGTCCGGCCCGGCCCCCCGACTAGCAAACGGACTACCTCGTTGTCAAAGTTGTACTCGTCGTCATACGTCAACTTCTTGACCACGGCCAGCATGATGGCCTGCTCGTGCGGGAAGGGCACAAGTTGAGCGCGGACCGCATCTCGCACTTACCCGCGCCGGCGCCCGCGCTCACCTCCATGTTGCTCTTCTGACCGTGGCTGAGCTCGGGCAGCTgacgaagaaagaagaggcagatgaAGAGGAAGGCCCCGGGGACGCGACACGACGCGCGGCGCAACGCGACGGGGGAACGTCGGGAGGCGGCCACCTGCTTGAGGACTTGCAGGTACTCGTAGCAGAAGGCCACCACGTTGGCGGAGATGTCGTCGTCGGGGTGCGCTAGGAGGCGCAGCACCAGCGCCACCTTGGCCTCCAGGGCCCGGAGCGCAGCGCCGGCCTCATCGGCGCTGCCCGCCTTGGCCAGCTTGCTCCAGCtcaggaccagactctggcccaTCCCGTTGACCAGACGCGAGAACTTGGCCAGGAAGTCCACGTTCTCCTCCTCAAAGCAGCACCCGCCAACGTTAGCGACACCAAAACAACGTCATTCAAAAGACGTCAGAGCGTCGGCCGTGTCCGAGGCTCCGGCCCATCGGAATGCTCTAAACGCCGGCCGGCGGGCGGATGCGGAACGAAGCCTACCTGCTCCACGCAGAAGAAGCCAGCCGACTGCAGCACTTGCGCCAGCGACTCCACCAGCTTGGTTTTGTCGGCGGGGTCCATGCCCTTGTTGACGATCTCCAGGAGGCAGTCGCAGGCCTCCTCGCGCAGCTCCTCCACCGACATGTGGCTCAGCAGCAGGTCCACGAAcctggcaggcgggcgggcgggcgcacgTCAGCACGACGACAAAGAGCGGCGAGGCGAGCCATACCGTTGGTTGGCGATGAGGCCCAGGTCGATCCAGGAGACGTAGGCACCCACCACTTCCAGGCACTGGCAGGTCAGCTCAGGGTGGCTGCGCTGGTACGTGTGCAGGATCTGGAACCAGGACTCCACCAGGTTGGGGATGCACTGCTCCCGCATGGCGTCCTTGATCAACGTGTTCCGCCGAGTCTCCTGAACACACgacgtgagcgagcgagcgagggagggagggagggagggaggtgcgCTTCGTTTGCTCAAGTACCTCGGGCGCGTGCAGGACGTCTCTGTCGACGACCTCGCCGTCGACGGCCATGAGCGTGCGCAGGTAGATGTCGACGCCGCGGGGATCCAGGCCCACCAGCGCCAGGATGTCAAAGAAGAAGTCGGGCCACAGCGCCGGGTACTCGGCCACAAAGGTCAGCGCCAACACCTGAGCCGCTTTGTTGCGCACAAAGACCTTCTCGGGCTGCGCGCTCAGCAGCTGCCAACGCCAGAGCACCAAGGTGAGCGGCGGTGGGTCACAGCAGCGGGCGGGCCCGATCGGGTTCCACAACTGACCTGACATTGCAGCCACTTCATCAGCGTCTCTCGGATGAGCTGCCGCTGGCCGCCGCTCAGCCCGCCGTGTCTGCAATCAAAGCGTCAGTCCGTCGCAGCCACGCTCCGGCCCCGCCCCTGCGCTccggccccgccccctcctcacctgaactTCACCTGATACTCCAAAACTTGGAAGCAAAAGAACTTGACGTGGTCATcgctgcaaacaaaaaaaacaacatgggtGTGACGCTCCGTGACAAATGCTACCAAAAAGTGTCGCTTGAATGACACACacaggcaggcacgcacgcacgcacgcaaacactCGCGCACGTGTTACCTGTAGAGCCCTTTTGCGAGGGCCTGTGCACACACCTCCCAGGCGTCGTGCGACTCCTTGAGCTGCTCAAAGTACGCCAGAGCCTGAAGGACACGCGCGGCCGGCCCAAAGTTatctggcatggcatggcatggcatgtggACCAATTTTTGCAAATGAGCACGCGTGCGCTTGGCTGACCCTCTGGCGGTAGGGCGCGTCAGCGTTGGGGTTGAGCCCCAGCAGGGCCTGCTCGtccatggcggcggcggcggcggactgACAAGCCATGGGCGGGCGGGTTAGCCTGCGTGCACCCGTGCGCTGGTCTGCTGTGGCCGCAGGGCCTCGCCTGCTCTCATCTGGAAAAGTCAAACTGGCTGAGAGCTTTCTTGCTGGCCCACCCTTGATGCACACTTTTGGAAAATCTCGTGTACATGTTTGTCAATTATAATGAGCTGTCGCTTAACAGACGGCGCTTAGTTGAGATTCTTCGCAGTAGTGGCGTTTGTGAAGCCAGTGCGGGAATGATGCAACACAAAGTCAAGACTGAGATGAccagaccccaaaaaaaaaaaaaaaaaaaaatcaacagctcAGAATGCCTTTAACACATGATCGAAATACTTGAACTGGCCATGTGTGAGGTGCCacatgggaatttttttttgtgtccgcAGCACAAAAACGTTTAAGACCGACTGAAGAAAGTTTAGAGGTACAATGAATCAAAACTTCAGGACCTATATTTTGCCTCTTACTGCAAATGAATAAACACATCTGTTATTGGTCGGTATCTTCATCCACGAATAATCGGTCctaaaatgatttttaaaaataaacaaacagcatTATGGCTTAATATTTTGCTCACAATCTAATTTTGACGAGAAGTGAGAGAACTTTGACACAAGCGTTTGAAGAATTTTGTCCCCTTTCTGGACAGGTGGACTGCATTGTCTAAGTGACAGTTGCTAACACGAGCTAGCTTTAGCTGGCTAGCTCCAAGTAGCCATCCCACTTggcatccagccagccagccagcccaagCCTCCTCCCAATGGAACATTATCACCGTTATTCGTTTGTTGTTATTGTGACG encodes:
- the xpot gene encoding exportin-T isoform X1, translating into MACQSAAAAAMDEQALLGLNPNADAPYRQRALAYFEQLKESHDAWEVCAQALAKGLYSDDHVKFFCFQVLEYQVKFRHGGLSGGQRQLIRETLMKWLQCQLLSAQPEKVFVRNKAAQVLALTFVAEYPALWPDFFFDILALVGLDPRGVDIYLRTLMAVDGEVVDRDVLHAPEETRRNTLIKDAMREQCIPNLVESWFQILHTYQRSHPELTCQCLEVVGAYVSWIDLGLIANQRFVDLLLSHMSVEELREEACDCLLEIVNKGMDPADKTKLVESLAQVLQSAGFFCVEQEENVDFLAKFSRLVNGMGQSLVLSWSKLAKAGSADEAGAALRALEAKVALVLRLLAHPDDDISANVVAFCYEYLQVLKQVAASRRSPVALRRASCRVPGAFLFICLFFLRQLPELSHGQKSNMEAIMLAVVKKLTYDDEYNFDNEGEDEAMFVEYRKQLKMLLDRLAQVSPELVLDSVRRVFADTMGKWQSASFKEVEVAIRLLYMLGEALPASHGAHFSGDAVKSGALQDMMATLVTCGVSDYGHTSVTLEFFETVVRYDKFFTVEPQHIPGVLMAFLDQRGLRHNSPKVRSRVAYLFSRFVKTLHKHMTSFIEDILTRIQDLLELAPPDKTFPAPLTSDDQLFIFEAAGVLIVSSESPAERKRALMRSLLAPLVDAFRLLLDKLSLETDEETQAAVADCLSHAVGFVSRTSKAFSNKQTVKQCGCTEVYRDCLHAFLPALSCPVQREALRSCVRSFLHRMIICMEEEVLPFVPAASEHMLKDCEAKDLQEFIPLISQITTKFKRQVSPFLQQVFMPLVLAIFEALARPADANDQAAALEKQMLRRSYFSFVHTVAGSGMSEVLANQGAENVERVLFTLIQGAVDFPDPIAQKTCFAVLARLVELWGGKAGMTGFRDFTYKHIVPACFLAPLKPTFDLSDAQTVLTLAEVAVTLKMVFVQQGPELLEFLQRDYLPSLHVCPDVAQELCHVLQQPDVKVLKTYLKVFFQRTGP
- the xpot gene encoding exportin-T isoform X2: MACQSAAAAAMDEQALLGLNPNADAPYRQRALAYFEQLKESHDAWEVCAQALAKGLYSDDHVKFFCFQVLEYQVKFRHGGLSGGQRQLIRETLMKWLQCQLLSAQPEKVFVRNKAAQVLALTFVAEYPALWPDFFFDILALVGLDPRGVDIYLRTLMAVDGEVVDRDVLHAPEETRRNTLIKDAMREQCIPNLVESWFQILHTYQRSHPELTCQCLEVVGAYVSWIDLGLIANQRFVDLLLSHMSVEELREEACDCLLEIVNKGMDPADKTKLVESLAQVLQSAGFFCVEQEENVDFLAKFSRLVNGMGQSLVLSWSKLAKAGSADEAGAALRALEAKVALVLRLLAHPDDDISANVVAFCYEYLQVLKQLPELSHGQKSNMEAIMLAVVKKLTYDDEYNFDNEGEDEAMFVEYRKQLKMLLDRLAQVSPELVLDSVRRVFADTMGKWQSASFKEVEVAIRLLYMLGEALPASHGAHFSGDAVKSGALQDMMATLVTCGVSDYGHTSVTLEFFETVVRYDKFFTVEPQHIPGVLMAFLDQRGLRHNSPKVRSRVAYLFSRFVKTLHKHMTSFIEDILTRIQDLLELAPPDKTFPAPLTSDDQLFIFEAAGVLIVSSESPAERKRALMRSLLAPLVDAFRLLLDKLSLETDEETQAAVADCLSHAVGFVSRTSKAFSNKQTVKQCGCTEVYRDCLHAFLPALSCPVQREALRSCVRSFLHRMIICMEEEVLPFVPAASEHMLKDCEAKDLQEFIPLISQITTKFKRQVSPFLQQVFMPLVLAIFEALARPADANDQAAALEKQMLRRSYFSFVHTVAGSGMSEVLANQGAENVERVLFTLIQGAVDFPDPIAQKTCFAVLARLVELWGGKAGMTGFRDFTYKHIVPACFLAPLKPTFDLSDAQTVLTLAEVAVTLKMVFVQQGPELLEFLQRDYLPSLHVCPDVAQELCHVLQQPDVKVLKTYLKVFFQRTGP